The Betaproteobacteria bacterium genome window below encodes:
- a CDS encoding CbbQ/NirQ/NorQ/GpvN family protein has protein sequence MQTAARRRRGIERDIVQPPEAEAPAPYYEPQGSEVAIFEAAWARRLPVMLKGPTGTGKTRFLEYMAWRLGRPLVTVSCHEDLTSSDLVGRFLLEGAATVWQDGPLTRAVKAGAICYLDEIVEARTDSTVVIHSLTDHRRRLTLEKKGQEIDAHEDFMLVISYNPGYQTVLKDLKPSTKQRFVAIDFGFPSEEIERRIVATEVADIAPEMAERLVAAGRKARTLKDHGLDEATSTRALVHAAGLISAGLDPLAACRAAMIGPITDDVELVEALDEIVSAYFAPPPAA, from the coding sequence ATGCAAACTGCTGCCCGCCGCCGCCGCGGCATCGAGCGCGACATCGTCCAGCCCCCCGAGGCGGAGGCGCCGGCGCCGTACTACGAGCCGCAGGGCAGCGAGGTCGCGATCTTCGAGGCCGCCTGGGCGCGGCGCCTGCCGGTGATGCTGAAGGGGCCCACCGGCACCGGCAAGACGCGCTTCCTCGAATACATGGCGTGGCGCCTCGGGCGCCCGCTGGTGACGGTGTCCTGTCACGAGGACCTGACGAGCTCGGATCTCGTCGGACGATTCCTGCTGGAGGGCGCGGCAACCGTGTGGCAGGACGGGCCGCTCACCCGCGCAGTGAAGGCAGGCGCGATCTGTTACCTGGACGAGATCGTGGAAGCGCGCACCGACAGCACGGTGGTGATCCACTCGCTCACCGATCACCGTCGCCGGCTCACGCTGGAGAAGAAAGGGCAGGAGATCGACGCCCACGAGGACTTCATGCTGGTGATCTCCTACAACCCCGGCTATCAGACTGTGCTCAAGGACCTGAAGCCCTCCACCAAGCAGCGCTTCGTCGCGATCGACTTCGGTTTCCCGTCGGAGGAGATCGAGCGGCGCATCGTCGCCACCGAGGTCGCGGACATCGCACCGGAGATGGCGGAGCGTCTCGTCGCCGCCGGCCGCAAGGCACGCACACTGAAGGACCACGGTCTCGACGAGGCAACCTCGACGCGCGCGCTGGTGCACGCCGCCGGCCTGATCAGCGCCGGGCTCGATCCGCTCGCCGCCTGCCGCGCCGCGATGATCGGTCCGATCACCGACGACGTGGAACTCGTCGAAGCGCTCGACGAGATCGTCAGCGCCTATTTCGCGCCGCCGCCCGCCGCCTGA
- a CDS encoding DedA family protein — protein sequence MDAELADLLQRFGYLAVFLGTLLEGETVMLMAGFAVHQGYLDLPLVILAAFAGGLTGDQCLFALGRWRGAWLLDRFPGLRGPAAKATELLDRHQATIIFGIRFMYGLRAAGPVAIGMSDVPVGRFVALNALGAALWAALFTALGYVGGQGAERLVGALRQYEKGALVALAVLGCLVGLVHWLRRARVEH from the coding sequence ATGGATGCAGAACTGGCGGATCTGCTGCAGCGCTTCGGTTATCTCGCCGTCTTTCTCGGTACGCTGCTGGAAGGTGAAACGGTGATGCTGATGGCAGGCTTCGCCGTGCACCAGGGTTACCTCGATCTTCCGCTCGTGATCCTGGCGGCGTTCGCCGGCGGGCTCACCGGCGACCAGTGCCTGTTTGCGCTCGGACGCTGGCGCGGCGCCTGGCTGCTCGACCGTTTTCCCGGGCTGCGGGGGCCCGCCGCAAAGGCCACCGAACTGCTGGATCGGCACCAGGCGACGATCATCTTCGGCATCCGCTTCATGTATGGACTCCGCGCGGCGGGGCCGGTGGCCATCGGCATGAGCGATGTGCCGGTCGGTCGCTTCGTGGCGCTCAACGCGCTCGGCGCGGCGCTGTGGGCAGCGCTCTTCACCGCGCTCGGATACGTCGGCGGGCAGGGCGCGGAACGACTCGTCGGCGCCCTGCGCCAGTACGAGAAGGGTGCGCTCGTCGCGCTGGCCGTGCTCGGTTGCCTCGTCGGACTCGTGCACTGGCTGCGACGTGCGCGCGTGGAGCACTGA